A genomic stretch from Coregonus clupeaformis isolate EN_2021a chromosome 23, ASM2061545v1, whole genome shotgun sequence includes:
- the LOC121560086 gene encoding uncharacterized protein LOC121560086, translated as MGSKNKAAQRSSSHMGSSTRQHREAALIWAAIRCSTEYEAAQYEAAQRSSSHMGSSTRQHREAALIWAAIQGSTEKQLSYGQQYEAAQRSSSHMGSSTRQHREAALIWAAIRGSTEKQLSYGQQYEAAQRSSSHMGSSTRQHREAALIWAAVRGSTEKQLSYGQQYEAAQRSSSQMGSNTRQHREAALIWAAIRGSTEKQLSYGQQYEAAQRSSSHMGSSTRQHREAALIWAAVRGSTEKQLSYGQQYEAAQRSSSHMGGSTRQHREAALIWAAVRGSTEKQLSYGQQYEAAQRSSSQRGSNTRQHREAALIWEAIRGSTEKQLSYGQQYEAAQRSSSHMGSNTRQHSEAALIWAAVRGSTEKQLSYGQQYEAAQRSSSHMGSITRQHREAALIWAALRGSTEKQLLYGQQYEAAQRSSSHMGSNTRQHREAALIWAAIRDSTEKQLSYGQQYEAAQRSSSHMGSNTRQHREAALIWAAVRGSTEKQLSYEQQYEAAQRSSSHMGSSTRQHREAALIWAAVRGSTEKQLSYGQQYEAAQRSSSHMGSSTRQHREAALIWAAIRGSTEKQLSYGQQYEAAQRSSSHMGSNTRQHREAALIWAAIRGSTEKRGKCYGGILT; from the exons ATGGGCAGCAAGAACAAGGCAGCACAGAGAAGCAGCTCTCATATGGGCAGCAGTACGAGGCAGCACAGAGAAGCAGCTCTCATATGGGCAGCAATACGATGCAGCACAGAGTACGAGGCAGCACAGTACGAGGCAGCACAGAGAAGCAGCTCTCATATGGGCAGCAGTACGAGGCAGCACAGAGAAGCAGCTCTCATATGGGCAGCAATACAAGGCAGCACAGAGAAGCAGCTCTCATATGGGCAGCAGTACGAGGCAGCACAGAGAAGCAGCTCTCATATGGGCAGCAGTACGAGGCAGCACAGAGAAGCAGCTCTCATATGGGCAGCAATACGAG GCAGCACAGAGAAGCAGCTCTCATATGGGCAGCAGTACGAGGCAGCACAGAGAAGCAGCTCTCATATGGGCAGCAGTACGAGGCAGCACAGAGAAGCAGCTCTCATATGGGCAGCAGTACGAGGCAGCACAGAGAAGCAGCTCTCATATGGGCAGCAGTACGAGGCAGCACAGAGAAGCAGCTCTCAAATGGGCAGCAATACGAGGCAGCACAGAGAAGCAGCTCTCATATGGGCAGCAATACGAGGCAGCACAGAGAAGCAGCTCTCATATGGGCAGCAATACGAGGCAGCACAGAGAAGCAGCTCTCATATGGGCAGCAGTACGAGGCAGCACAGAGAAGCAGCTCTCATATGGGCAGCAGTACGAGGCAGCACAGAGAAGCAGCTCTCATATGGGCAGCAGTACGAGGCAGCACAGAGAAGCAGCTCTCATATGGGCGGCAGTACGAGGCAGCACAGAGAAGCAGCTCTCATATGGGCGGCAGTACGAGGCAGCACAGAGAAGCAGCTCTCATATGGGCAGCAGTACGAGGCAGCACAGAGAAGCAGCTCTCAAAGGGGCAGCAATACGAGGCAGCACAGAGAAGCAGCTCTCATATGGGAAGCAATACGAGGCAGCACAGAGAAGCAGCTCTCATATGGGCAGCAATACGAGGCAGCACAGAGAAGCAGCTCTCATATGGGCAGCAATACGAGGCAGCACAGTGAAGCAGCTCTCATATGGGCAGCAGTACGAGGCAGCACAGAGAAGCAGCTCTCATATGGGCAGCAGTACGAGGCAGCACAGAGAAGCAGCTCTCATATGGGCAGCATTACGAGGCAGCACAGAGAAGCAGCTCTCATATGGGCAGCATTACGAGGCAGCACAGAGAAGCAGCTCTTATATGGGCAGCAGTACGAGGCAGCACAGAGAAGCAGCTCTCATATGGGCAGCAATACGAGGCAGCACAGAGAAGCAGCTCTCATATGGGCAGCAATACGAGACAGCACAGAGAAGCAGCTCTCATATGGGCAGCAATACGAGGCAGCACAGAGAAGCAGCTCTCATATGGGCAGCAATACGAGGCAGCACAGAGAAGCAGCTCTCATATGGGCAGCAGTACGAGGCAGCACAGAGAAGCAGCTCTCATATGAGCAGCAGTACGAGGCAGCACAGAGAAGCAGCTCTCATATGGGCAGCAGTACGAGGCAGCACAGAGAAGCAGCTCTCATATGGGCAGCAGTACGAGGCAGCACAGAGAAGCAGCTCTCATATGGGCAGCAGTACGAGGCAGCACAGAGAAGCAGCTCTCATATGGGCAGCAGTACGAGGCAGCACAGAGAAGCAGCTCTCATATGGGCAGCAATACGAGGCAGCACAGAGAAGCAGCTCTCATATGGGCAGCAGTACGAGGCAGCACAGAGAAGCAGCTCTCATATGGGCAGCAATACGAGGCAGCACAGAGAAGCAGCTCTCATATGGGCAGCAATACGAGGCAGCACAGAGAAGCGGGGGAAATGTTACGGCGGTATTTTGACATGA